In Micromonospora purpureochromogenes, a single window of DNA contains:
- a CDS encoding STAS domain-containing protein: MGQRGDRLHVQLSVGDDVVGVRVVGEVDVASVGVLRAALWAAPARPVLRVDLSGVRLLSAAGVRALVAAHLRVRARGGELVLADPDPVVARVLRATGLHRVVSVVQSHPTPPRPRGELVACA, encoded by the coding sequence ATGGGACAACGGGGTGACCGGCTCCACGTGCAGCTCAGCGTGGGTGACGACGTGGTCGGGGTGCGAGTGGTCGGCGAGGTCGACGTCGCCTCGGTCGGTGTGCTGCGCGCCGCGCTGTGGGCCGCGCCGGCGCGTCCGGTGCTGCGGGTCGACCTCTCCGGTGTCCGGCTGCTCTCCGCCGCCGGGGTCCGCGCGCTGGTCGCCGCGCACCTGCGGGTGCGGGCCCGGGGTGGCGAGCTCGTGCTGGCCGACCCGGATCCGGTGGTCGCCCGGGTGCTCCGGGCCACCGGCCTGCACCGGGTCGTTTCCGTCGTGCAGAGCCACCCCACCCCGCCCCGCCCCCGCGGCGAGCTGGTCGCCTGCGCCTGA
- a CDS encoding DoxX family membrane protein, which produces MTATIERNTTATTIAPAAETPRERAARFVWAGTRIALGWIFLWAFLDKAFGLGHETAAKNAWINGGSPTKGFLTFGATGPFKGIYQDIAGATWADWLFMAGLAGIGVALLLGIGMRLAATTGALLMVLMWTAVLPPENNLFMDDHLIYAAVLAGLALVGAGNTLGLGRVWANLPVVRKYGWLK; this is translated from the coding sequence ATGACCGCGACGATCGAGCGGAACACCACCGCCACCACCATCGCTCCGGCGGCCGAGACCCCCCGTGAGCGCGCCGCCCGGTTCGTCTGGGCCGGCACCCGGATCGCCCTCGGCTGGATCTTCCTCTGGGCGTTCCTGGACAAGGCCTTCGGCCTCGGCCACGAGACCGCGGCGAAGAACGCCTGGATCAACGGCGGCAGCCCGACCAAGGGTTTCCTCACCTTCGGCGCGACCGGCCCGTTCAAGGGCATCTACCAGGACATCGCCGGCGCGACCTGGGCCGACTGGCTGTTCATGGCCGGTCTCGCCGGGATCGGCGTGGCGCTGCTGCTCGGCATCGGGATGCGACTCGCCGCCACCACCGGCGCGCTGCTGATGGTGCTCATGTGGACCGCCGTTCTGCCTCCCGAGAACAACCTCTTCATGGACGACCACCTGATCTACGCCGCGGTGCTCGCCGGTCTGGCCCTGGTCGGCGCCGGCAACACCCTCGGCCTCGGTCGGGTCTGGGCGAACCTCCCCGTCGTCCGGAAGTACGGCTGGCTGAAGTGA
- the pdhA gene encoding pyruvate dehydrogenase (acetyl-transferring) E1 component subunit alpha, whose product MRPPHVQEVPAVTTTPQAVRRASPRTRRPATPAAPEKSAGLLPQAEPVRLLDPDGTPLPSRADYAEPPVEALREMYRRMVVGRRFDTQATALTKQGRLAVYPSSRGQEACQVGATLAVRDTDWVFPTYRESMALVSRGIDPVEVLTLLRGDWHCGYDPTQVHTAPQCTPLATQCVHAAGLAYGESYQGRDTVALAFIGDGATSEGDFHEGVNFAAVFKAPVVYFVQNNKYAISVPLSRQTAAPSLAYKGVGYGVPSEQVDGNDPVAVLAVLTRAVAHARAGHGPFLVEAHTYRMEPHTNADDATRYRDADEVEAWRDRDPVARLETYLRNRGALDDAAVAAIAEEAEAYAADLRDRMNAQPTVDPLSLFDHVYAEPTPQLVEQREQVRAELAAARDEEGDA is encoded by the coding sequence ATAAGGCCACCACACGTCCAGGAGGTCCCCGCCGTGACGACCACACCCCAGGCGGTCCGCAGGGCATCCCCGCGCACCCGCCGGCCGGCCACCCCGGCCGCGCCCGAGAAGTCCGCCGGCCTGCTCCCGCAGGCCGAGCCGGTCCGACTGCTCGACCCGGACGGCACGCCGCTGCCGTCCCGCGCCGACTACGCCGAGCCGCCCGTCGAGGCGCTGCGCGAGATGTACCGCCGGATGGTGGTCGGTCGTCGCTTCGACACCCAGGCCACCGCCCTGACCAAGCAGGGCCGGCTCGCCGTCTACCCGTCCTCGCGCGGCCAGGAGGCCTGCCAGGTCGGGGCGACCCTCGCCGTGCGCGACACCGACTGGGTCTTCCCCACCTACCGCGAGTCGATGGCGCTGGTCAGCCGGGGCATCGACCCGGTCGAGGTGCTCACCCTGCTGCGCGGCGACTGGCACTGCGGGTACGACCCGACGCAGGTGCACACCGCGCCGCAGTGCACTCCGCTGGCGACCCAGTGCGTGCACGCAGCCGGGCTCGCCTACGGCGAGTCGTACCAGGGCCGGGACACGGTGGCGCTGGCCTTCATCGGCGACGGCGCCACCAGCGAGGGCGACTTCCACGAGGGGGTCAACTTCGCCGCCGTGTTCAAGGCCCCGGTCGTCTACTTCGTGCAGAACAACAAGTACGCGATCAGCGTGCCGCTGTCCCGGCAGACCGCCGCGCCGAGCCTGGCCTACAAGGGCGTCGGCTACGGGGTGCCCAGCGAGCAGGTCGACGGCAACGACCCGGTGGCGGTGCTGGCGGTGCTCACCCGCGCGGTGGCGCACGCCCGGGCCGGTCACGGGCCGTTCCTGGTCGAGGCGCACACCTACCGGATGGAGCCGCACACCAACGCCGACGACGCCACCCGGTACCGCGACGCCGACGAGGTCGAGGCCTGGCGCGACCGCGACCCGGTGGCCCGGCTGGAGACGTACCTGCGCAACCGGGGCGCGCTCGACGACGCGGCGGTGGCCGCGATCGCCGAGGAGGCCGAGGCGTACGCCGCCGACCTGCGCGACCGGATGAACGCCCAGCCCACGGTCGACCCGCTCAGCCTCTTCGACCACGTCTACGCCGAGCCGACCCCGCAGCTGGTCGAGCAGCGCGAGCAGGTCCGCGCCGAGCTGGCCGCCGCCCGCGACGAGGAGGGGGACGCCTGA
- a CDS encoding L,D-transpeptidase, with amino-acid sequence MDVRRRLTLLAVTIAATPLILGGCTADRKDATGSAPGRVADPAVTLTPADRAKDIPVSAEVGTSVSHGKVTGVKLTDDKGKQVAGEPREDGSSWVPSTSLENGRTYTAEVTATGKKGRTIVGRTTFTTSPKSTRQAITSTLYFAGNQTYGTAMPVTVAFDPPIPKEARAAVQRRLFVKTDPPQPGTWSWMADGKQVEYRAPDFWKPGTKISVRSGLAGLPIGNEFIGDEDRRSTSKIGRQLALEIDNATKQMSVFQEGKLLRKIPVSLGKSSTPTSSGKMVIMEKHDVTTFDTRGSADPYVVDVEDAQRLTWGGEFIHAAPWSEGDQGNINVSHGCTNVSVAAAEWLMGITKVGDLVTVKSTEVQLDQGNGFTAWNVSWDEFAKGSALPVPPGLKPAPTLSPGHPGAVAGGSSPAPGPSASGG; translated from the coding sequence ATGGATGTGAGGCGGCGACTGACGCTATTGGCGGTGACCATCGCAGCCACACCGTTGATCCTCGGTGGGTGCACGGCGGACCGGAAGGACGCCACCGGCTCGGCGCCGGGCAGGGTCGCGGACCCCGCGGTCACGCTGACCCCCGCCGACCGGGCGAAGGACATCCCGGTCAGCGCGGAGGTCGGGACGAGCGTGAGCCACGGGAAGGTCACCGGCGTCAAGCTCACCGACGACAAGGGGAAGCAGGTCGCGGGGGAGCCGCGCGAGGACGGGTCCAGCTGGGTGCCGAGCACCTCGCTGGAGAACGGCCGGACCTACACCGCGGAGGTGACCGCCACCGGGAAGAAGGGGCGGACCATCGTCGGACGGACGACCTTCACCACGTCGCCCAAATCGACCAGACAGGCGATAACGAGCACGTTGTATTTCGCCGGGAATCAGACGTACGGCACCGCGATGCCGGTGACCGTCGCATTCGATCCGCCAATTCCCAAAGAGGCCCGGGCGGCCGTGCAACGGCGATTGTTCGTGAAGACCGACCCGCCGCAGCCGGGTACCTGGTCATGGATGGCGGACGGCAAGCAGGTCGAATACCGGGCGCCGGATTTCTGGAAGCCCGGCACGAAGATCAGCGTGCGGTCGGGACTGGCGGGACTTCCGATCGGCAACGAGTTCATCGGTGACGAGGACCGCCGGTCCACCTCGAAGATCGGCCGGCAGCTGGCCCTCGAGATCGACAACGCCACCAAGCAGATGTCGGTCTTCCAGGAGGGCAAGCTGCTCCGCAAGATCCCGGTGAGTCTCGGCAAGTCGAGCACCCCGACCTCGAGCGGCAAGATGGTGATCATGGAGAAGCACGACGTCACCACGTTCGACACCCGGGGTTCGGCCGACCCTTATGTGGTCGACGTCGAGGACGCCCAGCGGCTCACCTGGGGCGGCGAGTTCATCCACGCCGCGCCGTGGTCGGAGGGGGACCAGGGCAACATCAACGTCTCGCACGGCTGCACCAACGTGTCGGTGGCGGCGGCGGAGTGGCTGATGGGCATCACCAAGGTCGGCGACCTGGTGACCGTCAAGAGCACCGAGGTGCAGTTGGACCAGGGCAACGGCTTTACCGCCTGGAACGTCAGCTGGGACGAGTTCGCCAAGGGCAGCGCGCTGCCCGTGCCGCCCGGCCTGAAGCCGGCGCCCACCCTGAGCCCGGGGCACCCGGGGGCGGTGGCCGGGGGATCGTCGCCCGCACCCGGGCCGTCCGCCAGCGGCGGCTGA
- a CDS encoding alpha-ketoacid dehydrogenase subunit beta, whose protein sequence is MATMTMAKALNAALADAMLDDDRVVVFGEDVGQLGGVFRITDGLQARFGDKRCFDTPLAEAGIVGFAVGLAMSGLRPVVEMQFDAFAYPAFEQIASHVAKLRNRTRGALSVPIVIRVPYAGGIGGVEHHCDSSEAYYAHTPGLKVVTPATVEDAYSLLRQAIDDPDPVVFMEPKKLYFSSAEAELPTTTAPFGRAVVRRPGTDATLVAYGPAVPVALEAAEAAREEGWDLEVVDVRTIVPFDDETVAASVRRTGRCVVIQEAQGFAGVGAEIAARVQERCFHALHAPVLRVSGLDIPYPAPMLEHTHLPSVDRVLDTVARLQWDDQPDPRWLPQGSAA, encoded by the coding sequence ATGGCCACCATGACCATGGCGAAGGCGCTCAACGCCGCGCTCGCCGACGCGATGCTCGACGACGACCGGGTGGTCGTCTTCGGCGAGGACGTCGGGCAGCTCGGCGGCGTCTTCCGGATCACCGACGGGCTCCAGGCCCGCTTCGGCGACAAGCGCTGCTTCGACACCCCGCTGGCCGAGGCCGGCATCGTCGGTTTCGCCGTCGGGCTGGCCATGTCCGGGCTGCGCCCGGTGGTGGAGATGCAGTTCGACGCGTTCGCGTACCCGGCCTTCGAGCAGATCGCCTCGCACGTGGCGAAGCTGCGCAACCGTACCCGCGGCGCGCTGAGCGTGCCGATCGTGATCCGGGTGCCCTACGCCGGCGGCATCGGCGGGGTGGAGCACCACTGCGACTCGTCCGAGGCGTACTACGCGCACACCCCGGGCCTGAAGGTGGTCACCCCGGCCACCGTCGAGGACGCGTACTCGCTGCTGCGCCAGGCGATCGACGACCCCGACCCGGTCGTGTTCATGGAGCCGAAGAAGCTCTACTTCTCCAGCGCCGAGGCGGAGCTGCCCACGACCACCGCGCCGTTCGGCCGCGCGGTCGTGCGCCGGCCCGGCACCGACGCCACCCTGGTCGCGTACGGCCCGGCGGTGCCGGTCGCGCTGGAGGCCGCCGAGGCCGCCCGCGAGGAGGGCTGGGACCTGGAGGTCGTCGACGTGCGCACCATCGTGCCGTTCGACGACGAGACGGTCGCCGCCTCGGTCCGCCGGACCGGCCGGTGCGTGGTGATCCAGGAGGCGCAGGGCTTCGCCGGTGTCGGCGCGGAGATCGCCGCCCGGGTGCAGGAGCGCTGCTTCCACGCCCTGCACGCCCCGGTGCTGCGGGTGTCCGGCCTGGACATCCCGTACCCGGCGCCGATGCTGGAGCACACCCACCTGCCCTCGGTGGACCGGGTGCTGGACACGGTGGCCCGCCTCCAGTGGGACGACCAGCCCGACCCGCGCTGGCTGCCGCAGGGGAGCGCGGCGTGA
- a CDS encoding DNA polymerase domain-containing protein: MATAAEEIRVGERVVRVSSPDKPYFPERGLTKLDVVRYFIAVGDGILRALRDRPTMLERWPRGVFEGAKIGTRQDNRGDAFYQKRLPAGAPDWVRTAHITFPSGRTADEVAPSELAVVIWAANLGTLRFHPWPVSAADVERPDQLRIDLDPMPGVGFDQVVPVAHEVRAFLDELGLVGYPKTTGGRGLHVYLSIEPRWSFGECRRAVLALGLQMQRRRPDLVTTTWWREQRDRPVFVDYNQMARDHTMTSAYSIRPTPAALVSAPLDWSELDDARPEDFDVVSMPARFAGRGDPHAGLDERRFSLQPLLELADREGLAAPPER; the protein is encoded by the coding sequence GTGGCGACGGCGGCGGAGGAGATCCGGGTCGGGGAGCGGGTGGTCCGGGTCTCCAGCCCGGACAAGCCCTACTTCCCGGAGCGAGGCCTGACCAAGCTGGACGTGGTGCGCTACTTCATCGCCGTCGGCGACGGCATCCTGCGCGCGCTGCGGGACCGGCCGACCATGCTGGAACGCTGGCCGCGCGGTGTCTTCGAGGGCGCGAAGATCGGCACCCGGCAGGACAACCGCGGCGACGCCTTCTACCAGAAGCGGCTGCCGGCCGGCGCGCCCGACTGGGTCCGCACCGCCCACATCACCTTTCCCAGCGGGCGGACGGCCGACGAGGTCGCGCCGAGCGAGCTGGCCGTGGTCATCTGGGCGGCGAACCTGGGGACGCTGCGGTTCCACCCCTGGCCGGTCTCGGCGGCGGACGTGGAACGCCCCGACCAGCTCCGCATCGACCTCGACCCGATGCCGGGCGTCGGCTTCGACCAGGTGGTGCCGGTGGCGCACGAGGTCCGTGCCTTCCTCGACGAGCTGGGGCTGGTGGGTTACCCGAAGACCACCGGCGGGCGGGGCCTGCACGTCTACCTGTCGATCGAGCCGAGGTGGAGTTTCGGCGAGTGCCGGCGCGCGGTGTTGGCGCTGGGCCTCCAGATGCAGCGCCGCCGCCCCGACCTGGTCACCACCACCTGGTGGCGCGAGCAGCGGGACCGGCCGGTCTTCGTCGACTACAACCAGATGGCCCGCGACCACACCATGACCTCGGCGTACTCGATCCGGCCGACGCCGGCGGCGCTGGTCTCCGCGCCGCTGGACTGGTCGGAGCTGGACGACGCCCGGCCCGAGGACTTCGACGTGGTGAGCATGCCGGCCCGGTTCGCCGGGCGCGGCGACCCGCACGCCGGCCTGGACGAGCGGCGCTTCTCGCTGCAGCCGCTGCTGGAGCTGGCCGACCGGGAGGGGCTGGCGGCCCCGCCGGAGCGCTGA
- a CDS encoding right-handed parallel beta-helix repeat-containing protein, with amino-acid sequence MTDPGMPSAGGVRLHPVAGAPLMCNAREHGLTGDGTTNDQPAFAALVDRLGDAFAADGRARVIYCPPGVYSIRDSGTVWRTGVSLVGAGPGATRFVLSNAGNRADPTPLAFYTAKLHGADRERHLAYCTFADFEIDGSGVASAEYNPLAKGLGLQYVVRGVFRNLYIHHTAATGLGCDFLQDTLIDGVLVVGCGRLDTGTEMGGAGIGIGIGGWGSVERLNVINCSAVANATNGIFLELQEAGELRPRGIRIIGCHAQSNRFGISDWGANGLIVSACTMTGNLEAGFHVSAKGTTGTAGRGGILTDCVIDGNVRDGVSIGNTPGPYTIRGNRISGNGRYGYHQRSLGGEEAETAREIVIESNDFYGNSVDAIRVDRPIDDAMLVNNRIRGNGRQCAGAASGGGPSVRYSEKMVIDRQATWQHDAHRGKVVKVGHRIAVVAANTSTDLTLAPIRPDSLTGWSGDTPDPGTAYELPDAPVTRAGITINAPIGSASIRGNRIWDSKPPRTQTHGLWITEQGSCVDCRVEDNDLAGNAEAATRLDTPPVGGRWDRNHGDEDWD; translated from the coding sequence ATGACGGACCCGGGCATGCCCTCCGCTGGCGGCGTGCGGCTGCACCCGGTCGCCGGTGCGCCGCTGATGTGCAACGCGCGCGAGCACGGCCTGACGGGCGACGGGACGACCAACGACCAGCCCGCGTTCGCCGCGCTGGTGGACCGGCTCGGCGACGCGTTCGCCGCGGACGGGCGGGCCCGGGTGATCTACTGCCCGCCCGGGGTCTACTCGATCCGGGATTCCGGCACGGTGTGGCGCACCGGAGTCTCCCTGGTCGGCGCCGGTCCCGGCGCCACCCGCTTCGTGCTGAGCAACGCCGGCAACCGGGCGGACCCCACCCCGCTGGCCTTCTACACCGCGAAGCTGCACGGCGCGGACCGGGAACGGCACCTGGCGTACTGCACCTTCGCCGACTTCGAGATCGACGGCTCCGGGGTGGCCTCCGCCGAGTACAACCCGCTGGCCAAGGGTCTGGGGCTGCAGTACGTCGTGCGGGGCGTCTTCCGCAACCTCTACATCCACCACACGGCCGCCACCGGCCTCGGCTGCGACTTCCTCCAGGACACGCTGATCGACGGGGTGTTGGTGGTCGGCTGCGGACGGCTGGACACCGGCACCGAGATGGGGGGCGCCGGGATCGGCATCGGGATCGGCGGGTGGGGCAGCGTCGAGCGGCTCAACGTGATCAACTGCTCGGCGGTCGCCAACGCCACCAACGGCATCTTCCTGGAGCTGCAGGAGGCCGGGGAGCTGCGCCCGCGTGGCATCCGGATCATCGGCTGCCACGCCCAGAGCAACCGCTTCGGCATCTCGGACTGGGGCGCCAACGGCCTGATCGTCTCCGCCTGCACGATGACGGGCAACTTGGAGGCGGGCTTCCACGTCTCGGCGAAGGGCACCACCGGCACCGCGGGGCGGGGCGGCATCCTCACCGACTGCGTGATCGACGGCAACGTGCGCGACGGGGTCAGCATCGGCAACACCCCCGGGCCGTACACCATCCGGGGTAACCGGATCAGCGGCAACGGTCGCTACGGCTACCACCAGCGCAGCCTCGGTGGCGAGGAGGCGGAGACCGCGCGGGAAATCGTCATCGAGAGCAACGACTTCTACGGCAACAGCGTCGACGCGATCCGGGTCGACCGGCCGATCGACGACGCGATGCTCGTCAACAACCGGATCCGGGGCAACGGACGGCAGTGCGCGGGTGCCGCCTCTGGGGGCGGCCCCTCAGTCCGGTACAGCGAGAAGATGGTGATCGACCGGCAGGCGACCTGGCAGCACGACGCGCACCGGGGAAAGGTGGTCAAGGTCGGGCACCGGATCGCCGTGGTGGCGGCGAATACCTCCACCGATCTCACCCTTGCGCCGATCCGCCCCGACTCGTTGACCGGGTGGAGTGGCGACACCCCGGACCCGGGCACCGCGTACGAGCTACCGGACGCGCCGGTGACGCGGGCCGGCATCACGATCAATGCGCCCATCGGCTCGGCCAGCATTCGGGGCAACCGGATCTGGGACAGCAAGCCCCCCCGTACCCAGACGCACGGGCTCTGGATCACCGAACAGGGCAGCTGCGTGGACTGCCGGGTCGAGGACAACGACCTCGCCGGCAACGCCGAGGCGGCCACCCGGTTGGACACCCCGCCGGTCGGCGGCCGGTGGGACCGCAACCACGGCGACGAGGACTGGGACTGA
- a CDS encoding Lrp/AsnC family transcriptional regulator, producing MSQETSPEAGLPGGTGRSAGPLDEVDRRILDELVRDGRLSIRTLAERVHVSRTNAYARVERLVREGVITGFRAQVAPEPAGLGTSAYIALTIQQNTWREVSAELARVRYVEHVALLSGEHDVLALVRAPDNATLRDVVLERVQGIAGVLSTRSWLVFEEFTGAQNPWQ from the coding sequence GTGAGCCAGGAGACCTCCCCGGAGGCGGGCCTGCCCGGTGGAACGGGACGTTCGGCCGGTCCGCTGGACGAGGTGGACCGCCGCATCCTCGACGAGCTGGTCCGCGACGGCCGGCTCTCCATCCGTACGCTGGCCGAACGCGTGCACGTCTCGCGCACCAACGCGTACGCGCGGGTGGAGCGGCTGGTGCGCGAGGGGGTGATCACCGGGTTCCGGGCGCAGGTGGCGCCCGAGCCGGCCGGCCTGGGCACCTCGGCGTACATCGCCCTGACCATCCAGCAGAACACCTGGCGGGAGGTGTCGGCGGAGCTGGCCCGGGTGCGCTACGTCGAGCACGTGGCGCTGCTCAGCGGCGAACACGACGTCCTCGCCCTGGTCCGCGCGCCCGACAACGCCACCCTGCGCGACGTGGTGCTGGAGCGGGTGCAGGGCATCGCCGGGGTGCTGTCCACCCGCAGCTGGCTGGTCTTCGAGGAGTTCACCGGCGCGCAAAACCCCTGGCAGTGA
- a CDS encoding FKBP-type peptidyl-prolyl cis-trans isomerase translates to MPQAAKPEIGPIEGAPPADLVIEDITVGDGPEARPGQLANVHYVGVSHSTGREFDASWNRGEAFEFPLGGGQVIAGWDQGVVGMKVGGRRRLTIPPHLGYGSRGAGGVIKPNETLVFVVDLLGVR, encoded by the coding sequence ATGCCCCAGGCAGCCAAGCCCGAGATCGGCCCGATCGAGGGCGCGCCCCCGGCCGACCTCGTCATCGAGGACATCACCGTGGGCGACGGCCCGGAGGCCCGGCCCGGCCAGCTCGCCAACGTCCACTACGTCGGGGTGTCCCACTCCACCGGGCGCGAGTTCGACGCGTCCTGGAACCGGGGCGAGGCGTTCGAGTTCCCGCTCGGCGGCGGCCAGGTCATCGCCGGCTGGGACCAGGGCGTGGTGGGCATGAAGGTCGGCGGCCGTCGCCGGCTGACCATCCCGCCGCACCTGGGCTACGGCAGCCGTGGCGCCGGCGGCGTCATCAAGCCGAACGAGACGCTGGTCTTCGTCGTCGACCTGCTCGGCGTCCGCTGA
- a CDS encoding dihydrolipoamide acetyltransferase family protein: MTTVERTQVFLLPDLGEGLSEAEIVEWRVAVGDVVTVDQSVVEVETAKAVVDVPCPYAGRVVALHGAAGEVRPVGQPLITIAPLDGDGGEPVGHATYREEERAGSGNVLIGYGTGHAGAGRRRRRPRLALAPEPTAPSSGDPTAARTDPPAHAAPAGPPADRAPTAALVISPIVRRLARERGVDLASVRGTGTGGVIRRADVEAAAAAPATRLAAVPEQPAAHVGLAPADGQDVVIPLTGIRKVIADKLSRSRREIPEVTIWVDVDATGLLETRAAINAATPDAPVSILALLARICLSGLRRFPQLNAHVDTEGQRIVQSAGVHLGIAAQTDRGLVVPVLRDAQRLTTRELAAALVETTAAARAGTLPPARLTGGTFTLNNYGVFGVDGSTPIINHPEAALLGVGRIVDKPWVVDGQLAVRKVTQLSLTFDHRVCDGGVAGGFLRHVADCVEQPALLVANV; encoded by the coding sequence GTGACCACGGTGGAGCGGACGCAGGTCTTCCTCCTGCCTGACCTGGGCGAGGGGCTGAGCGAGGCCGAGATCGTGGAGTGGCGGGTCGCCGTGGGCGACGTGGTCACGGTGGACCAGAGCGTGGTCGAGGTGGAGACCGCCAAGGCGGTCGTCGACGTGCCCTGCCCGTACGCCGGCCGGGTGGTCGCCCTGCACGGCGCGGCGGGTGAGGTGCGCCCGGTCGGCCAACCCCTGATCACCATCGCGCCGCTGGACGGCGACGGCGGCGAGCCGGTTGGGCACGCCACCTACCGCGAGGAGGAGCGGGCCGGCTCCGGCAACGTGCTGATCGGGTACGGCACCGGGCACGCCGGCGCCGGCCGGCGCCGGCGCCGCCCCCGGTTGGCGCTGGCCCCCGAGCCCACCGCCCCGTCGAGCGGCGACCCGACCGCCGCGCGGACCGACCCGCCGGCGCACGCCGCGCCGGCCGGACCGCCCGCGGACCGGGCGCCGACGGCGGCGCTGGTCATCTCGCCGATCGTGCGTCGGCTGGCCCGGGAACGCGGGGTGGACCTCGCCTCGGTCCGAGGCACCGGCACCGGCGGCGTGATCCGCCGCGCCGACGTGGAGGCGGCCGCCGCCGCGCCGGCCACCCGGCTCGCGGCGGTGCCGGAACAGCCCGCCGCGCACGTCGGGCTCGCCCCGGCCGACGGGCAGGACGTGGTCATCCCCCTCACCGGCATCCGCAAGGTGATCGCCGACAAGCTCTCCCGCAGCCGGCGGGAGATTCCCGAGGTGACCATCTGGGTGGACGTGGACGCCACCGGGCTGCTCGAGACCCGGGCGGCCATCAACGCCGCCACCCCGGACGCGCCGGTGAGCATCCTGGCCCTGCTGGCCCGGATCTGCCTCAGCGGGCTGCGGCGGTTCCCGCAGCTCAACGCGCACGTCGACACCGAGGGGCAGCGGATCGTCCAGTCGGCCGGGGTGCACCTGGGCATCGCCGCGCAGACCGACCGGGGCCTGGTCGTCCCGGTGCTGCGCGACGCCCAGCGGCTCACCACCCGGGAGCTGGCCGCCGCGCTGGTGGAGACCACCGCCGCGGCCCGGGCCGGCACGCTGCCGCCGGCCCGGCTGACCGGCGGCACGTTCACCCTCAACAACTACGGGGTGTTCGGGGTGGACGGCTCGACGCCGATCATCAACCACCCGGAGGCGGCCCTGCTCGGGGTGGGCCGGATCGTGGACAAGCCCTGGGTGGTCGACGGGCAGCTCGCGGTGCGCAAGGTGACCCAGCTCAGCCTCACCTTCGACCACCGGGTCTGTGACGGTGGCGTGGCGGGCGGCTTCCTGCGGCACGTCGCCGACTGCGTCGAGCAGCCGGCGCTGCTGGTGGCGAACGTCTGA
- a CDS encoding SMP-30/gluconolactonase/LRE family protein translates to MVVPRQRPRPPRLIRPVREPATVPPPLDGVWAATDRRLDTVELLPLPSGAHGPEDVLVDPDGRVVSGDEDGRLWWWSADAPAGTAPRLLAETGGRPLGIELDPRDGSLVVCDAYRGLLRVTADGAVRELTGSAPPVHLADNATVARDGTVYFTDSSDRYPLSHWKHDLLEHRPNGRVLAYDPRSGRTEVVTDGLYFPNGIALTPDESALMLVETSTHRLVRVALPDGAVTVLTDLPAYPDNLTAVGDGTYWIALPSPRLPVVERLLPHPRLRQLVALLPDAVRPQPQKYGLVALVDGEGTVLRTLHGPDGAYWMITGVRQHGDRLWLGSLIGAGIARVDLT, encoded by the coding sequence ATGGTCGTCCCACGCCAGCGCCCCCGCCCGCCCCGCCTGATCCGACCCGTCCGCGAACCGGCCACCGTCCCGCCCCCGCTGGACGGGGTGTGGGCGGCCACCGACCGGCGGCTCGACACCGTCGAGCTGCTGCCCCTCCCGTCCGGCGCGCACGGGCCGGAGGACGTGCTGGTCGACCCGGACGGGCGGGTGGTCAGCGGCGACGAGGACGGCCGGCTCTGGTGGTGGTCCGCCGACGCGCCCGCCGGCACCGCGCCCCGGCTGCTCGCCGAGACCGGCGGGCGACCGCTCGGCATCGAGCTGGACCCGCGCGACGGCAGCCTGGTGGTCTGCGACGCGTACCGGGGGTTGCTGCGGGTCACCGCCGACGGCGCGGTGCGCGAGCTGACCGGCAGCGCGCCGCCGGTGCACCTGGCCGACAACGCCACGGTGGCACGCGACGGCACGGTCTACTTCACCGACAGCTCCGACCGCTACCCGCTCTCGCACTGGAAGCACGACCTGCTGGAACACCGCCCCAACGGGCGGGTGCTGGCGTACGACCCGCGCTCGGGGCGCACCGAGGTGGTGACCGACGGGCTCTACTTCCCCAACGGGATCGCGCTGACCCCGGACGAGTCCGCGCTGATGCTGGTGGAGACCAGCACCCACCGGCTGGTGCGGGTGGCCCTGCCCGACGGGGCGGTCACCGTGCTCACCGACCTGCCGGCGTACCCGGACAACCTCACGGCGGTCGGCGACGGGACGTACTGGATCGCGTTGCCCAGCCCCCGGTTGCCGGTCGTCGAACGGCTGCTGCCGCACCCCCGGCTGCGCCAGCTGGTGGCGCTGCTGCCCGACGCGGTACGACCGCAGCCGCAGAAGTACGGGCTGGTCGCCCTCGTCGACGGCGAGGGGACGGTGCTGCGCACCCTGCACGGCCCCGACGGCGCCTACTGGATGATCACCGGGGTCCGGCAGCACGGCGACCGGCTCTGGCTGGGCAGCCTGATCGGCGCCGGTATCGCCCGCGTCGACCTCACCTGA